In Fluviicola taffensis DSM 16823, the following are encoded in one genomic region:
- a CDS encoding HU family DNA-binding protein, translating into MRNHSKKNQTMNKAELIDAIASEAGLSKADAKKALDAFVGATAGALKKGDRISLVGFGSFSVSKREARTGRNPQTGKEIAIAAKNVVRFKAGAELSGAVN; encoded by the coding sequence ATTAGAAATCATTCAAAAAAAAACCAAACTATGAACAAAGCAGAATTAATTGATGCGATTGCTTCTGAAGCAGGATTATCTAAAGCTGATGCGAAAAAAGCATTGGATGCATTTGTAGGTGCTACAGCTGGAGCATTGAAAAAAGGAGACCGTATTTCTTTAGTAGGATTCGGTTCTTTCTCAGTATCTAAGCGTGAAGCTAGAACTGGTCGTAACCCGCAAACTGGAAAAGAAATCGCAATCGCAGCTAAAAACGTGGTACGTTTCAAAGCTGGGGCTGAGTTATCTGGAGCAGTTAACTAA
- a CDS encoding T9SS type A sorting domain-containing protein yields MAFSVYLKDSLAPFYTFSCDSLNALVDTLLNLQSHYVNPNNVFLYPNPSNGILKIGSSLKEFNLKSIELIGVNGMAVGQKNSSEDIKTSLYEFDFSSLASGLYTVILISKDNQRYIKKWSKL; encoded by the coding sequence ATGGCTTTTAGTGTCTATTTAAAAGATTCGTTGGCTCCTTTTTATACTTTTTCTTGTGATTCATTAAATGCATTGGTCGATACTTTACTTAACTTACAATCTCATTATGTAAATCCAAACAATGTGTTTTTGTATCCAAATCCAAGTAATGGGATCCTGAAAATAGGAAGTTCCCTAAAAGAGTTTAATTTGAAATCAATTGAGTTAATTGGAGTGAATGGAATGGCGGTAGGGCAAAAAAACAGTTCAGAAGATATAAAAACTTCGCTTTATGAATTTGATTTTTCTAGCTTAGCAAGCGGTCTTTATACTGTTATCCTTATAAGTAAGGACAATCAACGTTACATTAAAAAATGGTCCAAATTATGA
- a CDS encoding T9SS type A sorting domain-containing protein, whose protein sequence is MKSLLILFSISFVMSVYSQSWHTITKQQLGIVSSTMFGGYAPTGTRYFKINPYNNSIWFALNFKAFQLTNDGQFHKYDTSNTSVLQTNSKVFDFAFTPNYTFVMDGTYGLQQFNGTTWNLAIPFSNGINLAYDSDSIWCIRTNQNYIKWFGGFNSQGNYAGFRKAISKNGAFWGGGETSGVSSLDNNDVHHLYSPDTCKLIDWGNYDFKFCRNTDSMYVSCTGGLSIADGYHFIDSICPANSTNMPSGIIIEFEFDKNDNIWALFGDSFFKSSSIAFLNTTTKVWSNFYNTSNSPIKFNTVRTSIEIDTTGNLWVIDQDKLNVLDLGTTPVWLGLKDFTQDNSIEVIPNPTTEYVQINFSEAQAQLRIMDLQGKEIESRSIQNEETISVAHLKQGVYLFEVTTHQGKNTKRIVKN, encoded by the coding sequence ATGAAATCACTTCTAATACTATTTTCGATCTCTTTTGTTATGTCTGTTTACTCTCAATCTTGGCATACCATTACCAAACAACAATTGGGAATTGTTTCTTCAACGATGTTCGGTGGTTATGCACCAACTGGAACTCGTTACTTTAAAATAAATCCATATAATAATTCTATCTGGTTTGCCTTGAACTTTAAAGCATTTCAGTTGACAAACGATGGGCAATTTCACAAATACGACACTTCCAATACCAGCGTACTACAAACAAATTCGAAAGTTTTTGATTTTGCATTCACTCCCAATTACACTTTTGTAATGGATGGAACGTATGGATTACAGCAATTTAACGGGACTACTTGGAATTTGGCGATTCCTTTCAGCAACGGAATAAATCTTGCTTATGACTCTGATTCAATCTGGTGTATTCGCACCAATCAAAATTACATCAAATGGTTTGGTGGTTTTAATAGCCAAGGCAATTACGCTGGCTTTAGGAAGGCTATTTCAAAAAATGGAGCATTTTGGGGAGGAGGAGAGACTTCTGGTGTATCAAGTCTAGACAACAATGATGTTCATCATTTATACTCTCCCGATACTTGTAAATTAATTGACTGGGGTAACTATGATTTTAAATTCTGCCGAAATACAGATTCTATGTATGTAAGTTGTACAGGCGGGTTATCCATTGCAGATGGTTATCATTTCATTGACAGTATTTGTCCTGCAAACAGCACCAATATGCCCTCAGGAATTATCATTGAATTTGAGTTTGATAAAAACGACAATATTTGGGCACTATTTGGTGATTCCTTTTTCAAATCTTCTTCCATTGCCTTTTTAAATACCACAACCAAAGTATGGTCAAATTTTTACAACACCAGTAACTCGCCAATTAAATTCAACACTGTTAGAACCAGCATTGAGATAGATACTACCGGAAACCTATGGGTCATTGATCAGGATAAATTGAATGTATTGGATTTGGGTACTACACCTGTTTGGTTGGGATTGAAAGATTTTACACAAGACAACTCCATTGAAGTAATCCCTAATCCCACAACAGAATACGTTCAAATCAATTTTTCAGAGGCACAAGCCCAGCTTCGAATAATGGATTTACAAGGAAAAGAAATAGAATCTCGCTCCATCCAAAATGAAGAAACTATTTCTGTAGCTCATCTCAAACAAGGAGTTTATTTATTTGAAGTAACCACCCATCAGGGAAAAAACACCAAACGCATTGTTAAAAATTAA
- a CDS encoding TrmH family RNA methyltransferase, producing MKNELLQAFYELIPEVKGQMFDEVASMRTRHLTVLLEEIFQEHNASAVIRSCDCFGIQELHVVESKNKYKVQRDIARGAGRWVDLFNYNEGPTPLLDAVNKLKSKGYKIAALTPDAEHSIFDLPLDQPVALSFGTEWEGISDEIREIADYKVSIPMVGFTESFNVSVSVALTLQALRQRLIESEIDWKLNETDQTDVKLKWCERYMRNGDVVRRELEKRLESSNG from the coding sequence ATGAAAAACGAATTGCTTCAAGCATTTTATGAATTAATCCCAGAAGTAAAAGGTCAGATGTTTGACGAAGTTGCTTCGATGCGAACCCGCCATTTAACGGTTCTATTGGAAGAAATTTTCCAAGAACACAATGCAAGTGCAGTTATTCGAAGCTGCGACTGTTTTGGAATTCAAGAATTACACGTCGTTGAAAGTAAGAATAAATACAAAGTACAACGAGATATTGCACGAGGTGCAGGAAGATGGGTCGATTTGTTCAATTACAATGAAGGTCCTACTCCACTTTTAGATGCTGTCAATAAATTAAAATCAAAAGGATACAAAATCGCAGCGCTGACTCCAGATGCAGAACATTCCATTTTCGATTTACCACTGGATCAGCCAGTAGCACTTTCATTTGGAACAGAATGGGAAGGGATTTCAGATGAAATTCGAGAAATTGCCGATTACAAAGTATCCATTCCCATGGTTGGATTTACGGAAAGTTTCAATGTTTCAGTTTCCGTGGCATTAACCTTACAAGCTTTGAGGCAACGATTAATCGAATCAGAGATTGATTGGAAGCTCAACGAGACAGATCAAACAGACGTTAAACTGAAATGGTGCGAACGTTACATGCGCAATGGCGATGTTGTTCGAAGAGAATTGGAAAAAAGACTTGAGAGTTCAAATGGTTGA
- a CDS encoding 30S ribosomal protein THX: protein MGKGDIKTAKGKRTRGSYGNTRKRKSTTTTVVKPATAKKATAEAGEKKVAAKKPATKTATKPAAEKKPAAKKPAAKTVKKTEE from the coding sequence ATGGGAAAAGGTGATATCAAAACGGCAAAGGGAAAACGCACACGCGGATCCTATGGTAATACCCGTAAAAGAAAATCAACTACAACAACTGTTGTTAAACCAGCAACAGCTAAAAAAGCAACTGCAGAAGCAGGTGAGAAAAAAGTAGCAGCTAAAAAGCCAGCTACAAAAACTGCAACGAAGCCAGCAGCAGAGAAAAAGCCTGCAGCTAAAAAGCCAGCTGCAAAAACGGTGAAAAAAACTGAGGAATAA
- the serC gene encoding 3-phosphoserine/phosphohydroxythreonine transaminase, with amino-acid sequence MKKHNFGAGPCILPQDVFKKASDAVLDFNGLSILEVSHRSKDYEAVMHEARELVKKALNISDDYEVLYLQGGATLGFTIAALNMMRSTKKAGYINTGTWASGAIKEAKKVGVDVNVFGSSEDKNFSYIPKNLVVPTDADYIHFTSNNTIFGTQFKEFPKTDLPLVCDMSSDIFSKEVNVSDFDLIYAGAQKNLGPAGATLYIVKKDVLGKSTSAFMPSYLDLKQHADKDSMYNTPPVFSVYVAMLNLQDLLANGGVPKMALKNQAKAKLIYSEIDSNPLFKGSAAVEDRSEMNVNFLLTNDALKDEFDAAWKAAGIIGLNGHRSVGGYRASMYNALELDSVQVLVDVMNDFSKKHG; translated from the coding sequence ATGAAAAAACACAATTTTGGCGCAGGGCCATGTATCCTTCCGCAAGACGTATTTAAGAAAGCTTCAGACGCAGTTCTAGATTTTAATGGATTGTCGATTCTTGAAGTTTCACACAGAAGCAAAGATTACGAAGCCGTGATGCATGAGGCTCGTGAATTAGTAAAAAAAGCATTGAATATTTCGGATGACTACGAAGTACTTTATTTACAGGGAGGCGCTACTCTTGGTTTTACAATTGCGGCATTAAACATGATGCGTTCTACAAAGAAAGCTGGATATATCAATACTGGAACTTGGGCTTCTGGAGCAATCAAAGAGGCTAAAAAAGTAGGTGTTGATGTCAATGTGTTTGGTTCATCGGAAGATAAAAACTTTAGTTACATCCCAAAAAACTTAGTTGTTCCAACGGATGCAGATTATATTCACTTCACTTCAAACAACACCATTTTCGGAACTCAGTTCAAAGAATTTCCTAAAACAGATTTGCCTTTGGTGTGTGATATGTCTTCAGATATTTTCTCCAAAGAAGTAAATGTATCTGATTTTGATTTGATTTATGCAGGTGCTCAGAAAAACTTAGGACCAGCAGGAGCGACACTATACATTGTAAAGAAAGACGTACTTGGAAAATCAACTTCTGCATTTATGCCAAGCTATTTGGATTTGAAACAACATGCGGATAAAGACTCTATGTACAACACACCTCCTGTATTTTCTGTTTATGTAGCGATGTTGAATTTACAGGATTTATTGGCAAATGGTGGAGTTCCTAAAATGGCATTGAAAAACCAAGCAAAAGCAAAATTGATTTATTCGGAAATTGATTCAAATCCATTATTCAAAGGTTCTGCAGCAGTAGAAGATCGTTCAGAGATGAATGTAAACTTCCTGTTGACAAATGATGCATTGAAAGATGAATTCGACGCAGCATGGAAAGCAGCTGGAATCATTGGTTTAAATGGACATAGAAGTGTTGGTGGATACCGTGCTTCCATGTACAATGCACTTGAATTGGATAGCGTTCAAGTATTGGTTGATGTAATGAACGATTTCTCTAAAAAACACGGGTAG
- a CDS encoding D-2-hydroxyacid dehydrogenase — MKILANDGISNEGKVALEKAGFTVITDKVDQADLINYVNANNVEIILVRSATTIRQVVVDSCPGLKLLGRGGVGMDNIDVAYAREKGLTVINTPASSSQSVAELVMGHLFTGARSLHDSYKKMETGDFSALKKKYGKGIELRGKTIAIVGFGRIGQSLASYALGCGMKVIAVNNHDIHTEVTMEIHGLGPIKVPVQSTNDLHFALASADFVSLHIPKQADGSAVIGKKEFDLMKKGVVLVNAARGGVVNEDALLEAIAEGKVAYAGLDVFENEPNPRADLLNNEKIGTTPHIGAATNEAQDRIGLELADLIVHQFGVQIPA; from the coding sequence ATGAAAATATTAGCAAACGACGGAATCTCAAACGAAGGGAAAGTTGCACTTGAAAAAGCGGGTTTTACAGTAATTACAGATAAAGTAGATCAAGCCGATTTAATCAACTATGTGAATGCAAATAACGTAGAGATTATTTTAGTTAGAAGCGCTACAACCATCAGACAAGTAGTTGTAGATTCTTGTCCGGGATTGAAATTACTAGGACGAGGCGGAGTTGGAATGGACAATATAGACGTGGCTTATGCCCGTGAAAAAGGACTTACGGTAATCAATACCCCTGCTTCTTCATCTCAATCCGTTGCGGAATTAGTCATGGGACATTTATTTACAGGAGCGCGTTCATTGCACGATTCTTACAAGAAAATGGAAACAGGTGATTTTTCTGCGTTGAAAAAAAAATACGGAAAAGGAATCGAATTACGTGGAAAAACCATCGCTATCGTTGGATTTGGTCGAATCGGTCAATCTTTGGCGAGTTATGCTTTAGGTTGCGGAATGAAAGTAATCGCAGTAAACAACCACGATATTCATACAGAAGTTACCATGGAAATTCATGGCCTTGGACCAATTAAAGTACCTGTTCAGTCAACAAATGATTTACATTTTGCGCTGGCATCCGCAGATTTCGTTTCATTACATATCCCAAAACAAGCAGATGGCTCAGCAGTAATCGGAAAGAAAGAATTCGATTTGATGAAAAAAGGAGTTGTCTTAGTGAACGCTGCTCGTGGGGGTGTTGTCAATGAAGATGCACTTTTGGAAGCAATCGCGGAAGGTAAAGTGGCTTATGCTGGATTAGACGTTTTTGAAAACGAACCAAATCCGAGAGCAGACTTATTGAATAACGAAAAAATTGGAACTACTCCACACATTGGAGCTGCAACAAATGAAGCTCAAGATCGAATTGGTTTAGAATTAGCTGATTTAATCGTCCACCAATTTGGAGTTCAGATTCCTGCTTAG
- a CDS encoding DUF1015 domain-containing protein yields the protein MSIIHPFKAIRPTRDKAQLVSTRPLAAYRKHILRAKLDENPYTFLHIIHPEGDKEHHSKANSVERFEAVKSRYDSFIEQGILIQDTEESFYIYRQTKGAHQFTGVIAGVSIEEYKDDLIKKHEATITSRESMFTNYLNTTGFNAEPVLLAHTHLPELDKYFDKVTKVRPEYEFSTTDKIKHELWVIDAQKDSKLIAIYANLNQLYIADGHHRSASSARLKDTIIKNKQAQFPNQDYFLAYLIDEQKLEILEFQRLVKHLNGLTPKSFLQACEAHFEIEELKKARKPLQRHEIVCLLGKSAYSFKVKNTISIEKNTVKQLDAQILTDYILSPILGIEDLKTSKDIDFVPGTKDLKKVVDLVKKNDFKVGFLLFPVSINEVKEVADQGGIMPPKSTWVEPKMRSGLTIYNINE from the coding sequence ATGTCGATCATTCACCCTTTTAAGGCAATTCGTCCAACGAGAGATAAAGCTCAATTGGTTTCAACACGACCTTTGGCGGCTTATCGGAAGCATATTTTGCGTGCAAAGTTGGATGAAAATCCGTATACTTTTCTACATATCATTCACCCAGAAGGCGACAAAGAACATCACTCAAAAGCGAACTCAGTAGAACGATTTGAAGCCGTAAAATCAAGATATGATTCGTTTATTGAACAAGGAATTTTGATTCAAGACACCGAAGAGTCTTTTTACATCTATCGCCAAACGAAAGGGGCACATCAATTTACTGGAGTCATTGCAGGTGTAAGTATTGAAGAATACAAGGACGATTTGATCAAAAAACATGAAGCAACGATTACTTCGCGTGAATCCATGTTTACCAATTATTTGAATACCACAGGATTCAATGCTGAACCCGTTTTATTGGCTCACACCCATTTGCCCGAATTAGATAAATACTTCGATAAAGTAACCAAAGTACGTCCTGAATACGAGTTTTCAACTACCGATAAAATCAAACATGAATTGTGGGTGATTGATGCTCAAAAAGATTCAAAGTTGATTGCTATTTATGCCAATTTAAACCAATTATACATTGCAGATGGACATCACCGTTCGGCTTCCTCTGCCCGACTAAAAGATACAATCATCAAAAACAAGCAGGCTCAATTTCCTAATCAGGATTATTTCTTGGCTTATTTGATTGATGAACAAAAATTAGAGATCCTTGAATTTCAGCGCTTGGTAAAACATTTGAATGGATTAACTCCCAAGAGTTTTTTGCAAGCATGCGAAGCACATTTCGAAATTGAAGAATTGAAGAAAGCCCGAAAACCACTTCAAAGACACGAAATTGTCTGTTTATTAGGTAAATCGGCTTATTCATTCAAAGTAAAGAATACTATTTCAATCGAAAAAAACACCGTTAAACAACTAGATGCTCAAATCCTTACCGATTATATCCTGTCTCCTATTTTGGGGATTGAGGACTTAAAAACGAGTAAGGATATTGATTTTGTTCCAGGAACGAAAGATTTGAAAAAAGTAGTTGATTTAGTAAAGAAAAACGATTTTAAAGTTGGATTCCTTCTCTTTCCTGTGTCAATTAATGAAGTAAAAGAAGTTGCTGATCAAGGTGGAATCATGCCTCCAAAATCAACTTGGGTGGAACCTAAAATGCGCAGCGGACTCACAATCTACAATATCAACGAATAA
- a CDS encoding YggS family pyridoxal phosphate-dependent enzyme, with translation MSLADRLTQLKQEIPKDVVLVAVSKTKPAALVQEAYDAGQRVFGENKVQELVDKWEVLPKDIEWHLIGHLQTNKVKFIAPFVSLIHSVDSFKLLQEINKQGEKNNRIIPCLLQFHIAQEETKFGFSFEEVEELLQNKEFIEMNHVSITGLMGMASFVENQEQIQDEFRNLHNYFAIIKSNYFKYNPDFKVISMGMSGDYKLAIDEGSTMIRVGSSLFGSR, from the coding sequence ATGTCTTTAGCAGATCGATTAACCCAATTAAAACAAGAAATCCCAAAAGATGTTGTTTTAGTAGCTGTTTCAAAAACGAAACCTGCTGCTTTAGTTCAAGAAGCTTACGATGCTGGACAGCGTGTTTTTGGTGAAAATAAAGTACAGGAATTAGTCGATAAATGGGAAGTTCTTCCAAAAGACATCGAATGGCATTTAATTGGGCATCTACAAACCAATAAAGTGAAATTTATCGCTCCTTTTGTTTCATTGATTCATTCTGTGGATAGTTTTAAACTCCTTCAAGAGATCAATAAGCAAGGAGAAAAAAACAACCGAATCATTCCCTGCTTGCTTCAATTTCACATTGCTCAAGAAGAAACCAAATTTGGCTTTTCGTTTGAAGAAGTGGAAGAATTGCTTCAAAACAAGGAATTTATTGAAATGAATCACGTTTCAATTACAGGATTGATGGGAATGGCAAGTTTTGTTGAAAATCAAGAACAAATTCAAGATGAATTTCGAAATCTACATAACTACTTTGCAATCATCAAAAGCAATTACTTTAAATACAATCCAGATTTCAAAGTCATTTCTATGGGGATGAGTGGAGATTACAAATTAGCCATTGATGAAGGAAGTACCATGATTCGTGTTGGAAGTTCATTATTTGGTAGCAGATGA
- a CDS encoding DUF1684 domain-containing protein, which translates to MRIIGLVFIGLISISTSFAQNKYADSLQLERQKHEKEFLSQVLDEEERKIHPEICFFPIDTSWIIEADFTKEIGPAFVMPMSKERTVYYRKVGTLSFKVNDTLCKLNVYQNLELTGKKEYKNYYFVPFKDGTTAISTYGAGKYLDCYFHKKAKKVTIDFNTSYHPYCAYSDRYSCPIVPKENTIPVSILAGECYISHD; encoded by the coding sequence ATGAGAATAATCGGACTCGTTTTTATAGGATTGATTTCCATCAGCACTTCATTTGCTCAAAACAAATACGCTGACAGTCTTCAACTGGAACGTCAAAAACACGAAAAAGAATTCCTTTCACAGGTTTTGGATGAAGAAGAGCGGAAAATACATCCTGAAATTTGTTTCTTTCCCATTGATACTTCGTGGATTATTGAAGCAGATTTCACCAAAGAAATAGGTCCCGCTTTTGTAATGCCCATGTCGAAAGAACGAACTGTTTACTACCGAAAAGTTGGGACTCTTTCTTTCAAAGTAAATGATACATTGTGCAAACTGAATGTATATCAAAATCTCGAACTTACGGGGAAAAAGGAGTACAAGAACTACTACTTCGTTCCATTCAAAGATGGTACAACGGCTATTTCAACGTATGGAGCAGGAAAATATTTAGACTGTTACTTCCATAAGAAAGCTAAAAAAGTGACGATTGATTTCAATACTTCTTACCATCCTTATTGTGCTTATTCAGATCGTTATTCGTGTCCGATTGTTCCAAAAGAAAATACCATTCCAGTTTCTATTTTGGCAGGAGAATGTTACATCTCTCACGATTAA
- a CDS encoding T9SS type A sorting domain-containing protein — protein sequence MKTKLLLLILVFMSGYSFSQNFPVGRRTITFNDPSRTGGFGSGGGAGRQIQSEIYYPATVAGTDVTIATGQFPYIVFGHGFVMSWDAYQNIIDHYVPLGYVLVFPRTEGGISPVHQDFALDLSIVGTKMAALGNDASSFFYQAWNGKKAVMGHSMGGGSSFLAAAQNTANFDILVGLAPAETNPSAINVSSEIQIPTIIFSGTADAVTAPATNHKPMYDSVSNVCKHFISITGGGHCYFANSSTTCDFGESASGGSITITRAVQHDITFDALDPYLKFYLMKDCPSWPIFITQRDTDTRIQQEASCTYSLPTNPTITQNGSVLSIPSTSLSISWFLNGNELQGETGPTIDVQGYGGGMFEVRLTDSFGCYGSADQGVTVGLEEKTSFYFSIYPNPTNGIITVQTNTSNKQILELSDIEGRIINQFEVQLKSELSLENLDSGTYFIRLKDSNQVQRIIKQ from the coding sequence ATGAAAACAAAACTACTACTACTAATTTTAGTTTTTATGTCGGGCTATAGTTTTTCACAGAACTTTCCAGTTGGGCGAAGAACAATTACATTTAATGATCCATCGAGGACTGGTGGATTTGGTTCAGGTGGGGGAGCTGGACGTCAAATTCAAAGTGAAATCTATTACCCTGCAACAGTTGCTGGAACAGATGTAACTATTGCCACAGGACAATTTCCTTATATTGTATTTGGTCATGGCTTTGTAATGAGTTGGGATGCTTACCAAAATATCATTGATCATTATGTTCCTCTGGGATATGTTTTGGTGTTTCCGCGAACAGAAGGAGGAATATCCCCAGTTCACCAAGATTTCGCATTGGATTTATCCATTGTTGGTACTAAAATGGCGGCACTAGGGAATGATGCTTCTTCTTTTTTCTATCAGGCATGGAATGGAAAAAAGGCCGTTATGGGCCATTCAATGGGAGGAGGGTCATCCTTTTTAGCAGCAGCTCAAAATACAGCGAATTTTGATATTCTTGTGGGTTTAGCTCCTGCAGAAACAAATCCATCCGCAATAAATGTAAGTTCGGAAATTCAGATTCCAACCATCATTTTTTCAGGAACAGCAGATGCTGTAACTGCTCCAGCTACCAATCATAAGCCTATGTATGATAGCGTTTCCAATGTGTGCAAGCATTTTATTTCAATCACTGGTGGAGGACATTGCTACTTCGCTAATTCAAGTACTACGTGTGATTTTGGTGAGTCGGCTTCTGGGGGATCGATAACAATTACACGTGCTGTTCAACACGATATTACTTTTGATGCACTTGATCCTTATTTGAAGTTTTATCTGATGAAAGATTGTCCGAGTTGGCCAATTTTCATTACTCAAAGAGATACAGATACTCGAATCCAGCAGGAGGCTTCTTGTACTTATTCTTTACCAACTAATCCAACAATCACACAAAATGGATCTGTTTTGAGTATTCCTTCAACTTCACTAAGTATATCTTGGTTTCTAAATGGGAATGAATTGCAAGGTGAAACTGGACCAACCATTGACGTACAAGGATATGGTGGTGGAATGTTTGAAGTTCGTTTAACAGATAGTTTTGGATGTTACGGAAGTGCAGATCAGGGAGTGACTGTTGGTCTAGAGGAGAAGACATCATTTTATTTCTCCATTTATCCGAATCCGACCAACGGAATAATTACTGTTCAAACGAATACTTCCAACAAACAGATTCTGGAATTATCGGATATTGAAGGACGAATAATTAACCAGTTTGAAGTTCAATTGAAATCAGAATTGTCTCTTGAGAATTTGGATAGCGGAACTTATTTCATTCGATTGAAAGATTCAAATCAAGTCCAACGAATTATTAAACAATAG
- a CDS encoding GDSL-type esterase/lipase family protein gives MNNKRKWGYQIIVGVFLLAVFISCNKPKRIPIDRLRIVMLGDSETRRINHYWGVDTNWNTLTGYKHIFNFGFDGCRTKELLHENPDSLAPVQVALKKKPHIIFLMIGINDISQSVPLTETLSNIREIIDTIQAHKVELVIQSVIPTANYYDTLYGGFSKNGIVAARVQKMNNRLKNICRENKIEFLDVRPGMLLSNTYLKKELTMDGIHLNYWGYVIWKNHLKEFLRKYYE, from the coding sequence TTGAATAATAAACGAAAATGGGGGTATCAGATAATAGTTGGAGTATTTCTACTTGCAGTATTTATATCGTGCAATAAACCAAAGAGAATCCCGATTGATCGTTTAAGAATTGTGATGCTTGGAGATAGTGAAACTCGACGAATCAATCATTACTGGGGAGTTGATACGAATTGGAATACGCTAACAGGTTACAAACATATTTTTAATTTTGGATTTGATGGATGTAGAACTAAGGAGTTGCTTCATGAAAATCCAGATTCGCTTGCGCCAGTTCAAGTAGCTTTGAAGAAAAAACCACATATTATTTTTTTAATGATTGGAATCAATGACATTAGTCAATCGGTTCCATTAACTGAAACGCTTTCGAATATTCGCGAGATAATTGATACCATTCAAGCCCACAAAGTGGAGTTAGTGATTCAATCGGTTATCCCTACAGCAAACTACTACGATACGTTGTATGGTGGGTTTTCTAAAAATGGTATTGTTGCTGCTCGTGTTCAGAAAATGAATAATCGGCTAAAAAATATTTGTCGTGAGAATAAAATTGAATTTTTAGATGTAAGGCCAGGTATGTTACTTTCGAATACATATCTAAAAAAGGAGTTGACGATGGATGGAATTCATCTGAACTATTGGGGTTATGTGATTTGGAAAAATCATTTGAAGGAATTTTTAAGGAAATATTACGAATAG